In the genome of Candidatus Firestonebacteria bacterium RIFOXYD2_FULL_39_29, one region contains:
- a CDS encoding glutamine-hydrolyzing GMP synthase, with protein MQEAYTKEFIAILDYGSQYNQLIARRVRENNVYCEILPPTTTAEQLKKSKKLKGIILSGGPASVYAEGAPKMDKEIFDLGVPILGICYGMQLISHTLGGKVTKADKREYGLSKLLIKDFSDLLWNLRSTLDVWMSHGDQVTKLPPGFEPIAYTMTCPFGAVRNRHKKIFGVQFHPEVVHTQNGKDIIRNFLVKICGCTGDWTMKAYIKDAMDNVKKLVGDKKVLCGLSGGVDSSVAAVLIHKAIGDNLHCVFVNNGVLRKNEENEVLKTFRDGFKLNLHYVDASERFLKKLKGITNPEEKRKIIGGEFIRVFEEEAKRLGDLGGMEFLAQGTLYPDVIESVSTKGPSAVIKSHHNVGGLPKDLKFKLIEPLRELFKDEVRVLGKELRIPDEILWRQPFPGPGLAVRILGEVTKENVEILKNADHIITEEIKKAGLYRTIWQSFGVLLPVKTVGVMGDERTYENVIALRAVESQDGMTADWVKLPYEVLNIISNRIVNEVRGVNRVVYDISSKPPSTIEWE; from the coding sequence ATGCAAGAAGCGTATACAAAAGAGTTTATAGCTATACTTGATTATGGTTCCCAGTATAACCAGCTGATAGCAAGGCGTGTAAGGGAGAATAATGTCTATTGTGAAATACTGCCGCCCACTACAACCGCCGAACAGTTGAAAAAGAGCAAAAAACTAAAAGGAATTATACTTTCAGGAGGACCCGCCAGTGTTTATGCTGAGGGGGCACCCAAGATGGATAAGGAAATATTTGATTTAGGTGTCCCGATACTTGGTATATGCTACGGAATGCAATTAATCTCACATACTTTAGGCGGTAAGGTTACAAAAGCTGACAAAAGAGAGTATGGTTTGTCAAAGCTGTTAATTAAGGATTTTTCTGATCTTTTGTGGAACTTAAGGTCTACATTGGATGTTTGGATGTCCCATGGAGATCAGGTTACAAAACTTCCTCCCGGTTTTGAACCTATTGCCTATACTATGACCTGTCCGTTTGGAGCCGTGAGAAACCGGCATAAAAAGATATTTGGCGTGCAATTCCACCCTGAAGTGGTTCATACTCAAAATGGTAAGGATATTATAAGGAATTTCCTCGTAAAAATCTGCGGCTGTACAGGTGACTGGACTATGAAGGCCTATATAAAAGATGCCATGGATAATGTCAAGAAACTGGTGGGAGATAAAAAGGTTTTATGCGGGCTTTCCGGCGGTGTGGATTCTTCCGTGGCGGCAGTGCTTATACATAAAGCTATCGGGGATAATCTTCACTGTGTTTTTGTCAATAACGGAGTACTTCGAAAGAATGAGGAAAATGAGGTATTGAAGACTTTTAGGGACGGATTTAAATTGAACTTGCATTATGTTGACGCCTCTGAAAGGTTTCTAAAAAAACTTAAAGGAATAACCAATCCCGAAGAAAAAAGAAAGATTATCGGCGGAGAATTTATACGGGTGTTTGAAGAAGAAGCTAAAAGGCTGGGAGATCTTGGTGGAATGGAATTTCTCGCGCAAGGTACACTCTATCCGGATGTTATTGAGAGCGTTTCTACAAAAGGCCCGTCTGCTGTTATAAAATCTCATCATAATGTCGGCGGTCTGCCAAAAGACCTTAAGTTTAAACTCATAGAGCCGCTAAGAGAGCTTTTTAAAGATGAAGTAAGAGTATTAGGAAAAGAGCTTAGAATACCGGATGAAATTCTCTGGCGTCAACCTTTCCCGGGTCCGGGACTTGCTGTAAGAATACTTGGTGAAGTTACTAAAGAGAATGTGGAGATACTTAAAAATGCTGATCATATTATCACGGAAGAAATAAAAAAAGCAGGCTTGTATCGAACTATCTGGCAATCCTTCGGGGTTCTTCTTCCGGTTAAAACCGTAGGTGTTATGGGAGATGAAAGAACTTATGAGAATGTAATAGCCCTCCGCGCAGTAGAAAGCCAGGACGGTATGACGGCAGATTGGGTAAAACTTCCCTATGAAGTATTGAATATTATATCAAACAGGATTGTTAATGAAGTAAGGGGTGTTAACAGAGTTGTTTATGATATTAGCAGTAAGCCGCCGTCAACAATCGAATGGGAGTGA
- a CDS encoding ATP synthase F1 subunit gamma, whose product MNTREIRKRIASIKKTQQITKAMKMVAAVRYRKAHQNLISNRPYKLDMEMLMKDLVSKKPDSYNNVCFTAPEKAEKEMLVVITSDKGLCGSFNSTLLKGCLKYLKTCPNPVDIITVGKKGRDYLTHRGFKSLRHYSAVMNNLNYAGVVGIINDILRDYKAKKYRSVNVLFNEFKIVTQAKTKNFLLLPVSIDGVSGVKSEFIFEPNVETLLERLLPKYLGVVFYGILLESNASEQGLRMTSMEQATTNADDIIKKLTLVYNQTRQASITKELSDLVGGAAAVS is encoded by the coding sequence ATGAATACACGTGAAATACGCAAACGTATTGCGAGCATAAAAAAGACCCAGCAGATCACTAAAGCTATGAAGATGGTTGCGGCTGTCAGGTATAGAAAGGCGCATCAGAATCTTATATCAAACAGACCCTATAAGCTTGATATGGAAATGCTTATGAAGGATCTCGTCTCGAAAAAACCTGATAGTTATAATAATGTATGTTTTACCGCCCCTGAAAAAGCTGAAAAGGAAATGCTGGTCGTAATAACCTCCGATAAAGGACTTTGCGGGAGTTTTAACAGTACTCTTTTGAAAGGTTGTTTAAAATATCTCAAGACCTGTCCTAATCCTGTGGATATTATTACTGTCGGAAAAAAAGGAAGGGATTACCTGACGCATCGCGGATTTAAATCATTGCGACATTACTCGGCAGTCATGAATAATCTGAATTATGCGGGTGTTGTAGGGATTATTAATGATATTTTGAGAGATTATAAAGCGAAAAAGTACCGGAGTGTCAATGTATTATTCAATGAATTTAAAATTGTGACTCAGGCTAAAACGAAAAATTTCCTATTACTGCCTGTTTCTATTGATGGGGTATCAGGAGTGAAATCTGAATTTATATTTGAACCGAATGTTGAGACGCTTCTGGAGAGGTTATTGCCTAAATATTTAGGTGTCGTATTTTACGGAATACTTCTTGAATCGAATGCTTCTGAACAGGGATTGCGTATGACTTCAATGGAGCAGGCGACTACAAATGCGGATGATATAATAAAAAAATTGACCCTGGTATATAATCAAACCAGGCAGGCAAGTATTACGAAAGAATTAAGTGATTTAGTAGGCGGAGCAGCGGCAGTAAGTTAA
- a CDS encoding argininosuccinate synthase yields the protein MNNIKKVVLAYSGGLDTSIIIPWLKENYHCEVIACAVDVGQGEELSPLKKKAIKTGASKIYIIDAKKEFVTDYIWPSLKANAIYEGRYLLGTSFARPIIAEKIVEVAKKEKADAVCHGATGKGNDQVRFELTFKALNPDLKIIAPWREWDIQSREEEIEYAEARGISVPVTKKKPYSMDRNLWHISYEGGILEKTWNEYKDDMFLYTVSPEKAPNKPTFVEIFFEKGIPKKLNGKAYGPVEMIFKLNDIAGKNGVGRVDIVENRLVGMKSRGVYETPAGTVLHAALRDLECITLDKETLHYKELIAPRYAELVYNGQWQSELRSSFDAFINHAMRNTTGTVKMKLYKGNCLAVARKSEYSLYDENIATFSKDEVYNQKDAEGFINLFGLSTKVGGILKRAKKIK from the coding sequence ATGAACAACATAAAAAAAGTAGTCCTCGCGTACTCCGGCGGTCTTGATACCTCTATTATCATTCCCTGGCTTAAGGAGAATTATCACTGCGAAGTTATTGCTTGCGCGGTGGATGTGGGACAAGGGGAAGAACTCTCACCGTTAAAAAAGAAAGCAATTAAGACCGGCGCCAGCAAGATATATATAATTGATGCAAAGAAGGAGTTTGTAACGGATTATATATGGCCTTCGTTAAAAGCCAATGCCATTTACGAAGGACGCTACCTTCTGGGTACTTCGTTTGCTCGTCCGATAATAGCGGAGAAGATTGTAGAAGTCGCAAAGAAGGAAAAGGCTGATGCAGTCTGTCATGGTGCGACCGGGAAAGGTAATGATCAGGTTCGCTTTGAGCTTACTTTCAAGGCGCTTAATCCGGATCTGAAAATAATTGCTCCCTGGCGCGAATGGGATATTCAATCACGTGAAGAAGAAATTGAATACGCAGAGGCCCGCGGCATCTCTGTGCCTGTTACAAAGAAAAAACCTTACAGTATGGACCGTAACTTATGGCATATAAGCTATGAGGGCGGTATTCTGGAAAAAACCTGGAATGAATATAAAGATGACATGTTCCTATACACTGTTTCTCCGGAGAAGGCTCCCAATAAACCAACATTTGTTGAGATATTCTTTGAAAAAGGAATACCGAAAAAACTGAACGGCAAAGCTTACGGTCCGGTGGAGATGATATTTAAACTTAATGATATTGCCGGAAAAAATGGTGTAGGACGGGTTGATATTGTTGAGAATCGTCTGGTCGGTATGAAATCCCGGGGCGTTTATGAAACCCCTGCCGGAACAGTTTTACATGCTGCTTTAAGGGATCTCGAATGCATTACTTTGGATAAAGAAACATTGCACTATAAAGAGCTTATAGCTCCTCGCTATGCTGAACTTGTATATAACGGCCAGTGGCAGTCAGAATTAAGAAGTTCCTTTGATGCTTTCATAAATCATGCTATGCGTAATACCACAGGCACTGTTAAGATGAAGCTTTACAAAGGAAACTGTCTTGCAGTGGCTCGAAAATCAGAATATTCTTTATATGACGAAAATATCGCGACTTTCAGCAAGGACGAAGTGTATAACCAGAAAGATGCAGAAGGCTTTATTAACCTGTTCGGACTTTCCACAAAAGTAGGCGGAATACTTAAAAGAGCCAAGAAAATAAAGTAA
- a CDS encoding acetylornithine aminotransferase has protein sequence MKNEQIMAEEKACIFPTYSRFPFVITKGKGMKVIDNNGKEYLDFLGGIAVDVLGHCHPKVTSAVRNQVNKLVHVSNLYYTIPQIKLAKLICRLSGLNKCFFANSGAEANEAAIKLARKYAKEKLGAGKYEIITMKGSFHGRTMATLSATGQEKIQKGFEPLLEGFKYAEYGDFDSLKNLVSEQTCAVLLEPIQGEGGVKVPSVEYLKKVRELCDEKNIVLILDEIQSGIGRTGNFFAYEGFGIRPDIVTLAKGIGGGLPLGIMVANDKVASGFSAGSHGSTFGGGPVVCVAGLAVLETIIKDKLIKNASETGAYFIEKLKELVVKYSSIVKEARGMGLMIGLELTVQGKELVVKMAEKGFLINCTAEKVLRFLPPLIVTRRQIDRLVSALDEVLSSTRF, from the coding sequence ATGAAAAACGAACAGATAATGGCCGAAGAGAAAGCTTGTATCTTTCCCACCTACTCCCGTTTTCCTTTTGTGATAACCAAAGGGAAGGGTATGAAGGTTATAGATAATAATGGCAAGGAATATCTTGATTTTCTCGGGGGTATAGCTGTTGATGTGCTCGGGCATTGTCATCCGAAGGTAACTTCTGCGGTAAGGAATCAGGTTAATAAGTTAGTGCATGTTTCTAATTTATATTACACTATCCCTCAGATAAAACTGGCAAAGCTTATTTGCAGACTTTCGGGACTTAATAAGTGTTTCTTTGCTAACTCCGGAGCGGAGGCAAATGAAGCGGCGATAAAGCTTGCGAGAAAGTATGCGAAAGAGAAACTTGGCGCTGGTAAATATGAGATCATTACAATGAAAGGCTCCTTCCATGGGCGGACTATGGCGACTCTGTCGGCTACAGGACAGGAAAAGATTCAAAAAGGGTTTGAACCTCTATTAGAGGGTTTTAAATACGCCGAATACGGCGATTTTGATTCGTTAAAGAACCTCGTTTCCGAGCAGACATGCGCGGTTTTGCTTGAACCTATACAGGGGGAGGGTGGGGTTAAAGTTCCTTCAGTTGAATATCTTAAAAAAGTAAGAGAACTTTGTGATGAGAAAAATATTGTCCTTATACTTGACGAGATACAGTCGGGAATCGGAAGGACGGGTAATTTCTTTGCTTATGAGGGGTTTGGTATCAGACCTGACATAGTGACGCTTGCAAAAGGTATCGGAGGAGGTCTTCCTCTCGGGATTATGGTTGCAAATGATAAAGTCGCCTCAGGATTTTCCGCAGGCTCTCACGGTTCTACTTTTGGCGGGGGACCCGTAGTATGTGTTGCCGGGCTTGCAGTACTGGAGACGATCATAAAAGATAAACTAATAAAGAACGCTTCAGAGACCGGAGCTTATTTTATTGAAAAGCTAAAAGAATTGGTGGTAAAATATAGCTCAATTGTAAAAGAAGCCAGAGGAATGGGGCTTATGATAGGTCTGGAGTTAACCGTTCAGGGCAAGGAGCTTGTAGTAAAGATGGCAGAAAAAGGTTTTCTAATAAACTGCACGGCAGAAAAAGTGCTGAGATTTTTACCGCCCTTGATTGTCACCAGAAGACAAATTGATAGACTTGTGTCTGCATTGGATGAAGTATTAAGCAGTACAAGGTTCTGA
- a CDS encoding tyrosine recombinase XerC, with protein MQQLIDKFLEYLKVEKNFSINTIINYAVDLKQFFEFCREKEDIQKVTGINIREFVVELTLKKYGKASIERKLATLKSFFFYLKKEAVIKIDPTGNVSFPKKDKKLPRFLEALEMGRFLDSISGDKEEDFRDRAILEILYSTGLRVSELTGLNKQSIDLTNNLIRVFGKGSKERIVPIGDRAKETLRSYLSKKAVDSEALFLNHKQKRLDTRTVRHILDKWSRSSKLGKHISPHSIRHSFATHLLDAGADLRSVQELLGHSNLSTTQIYTHVTREKLKSVYDKSHPRA; from the coding sequence ATGCAGCAGCTAATTGACAAGTTTTTAGAGTATCTTAAGGTAGAAAAGAACTTCTCTATAAATACTATAATAAACTACGCCGTGGATCTTAAACAGTTCTTTGAATTTTGCCGGGAAAAAGAGGATATTCAAAAAGTTACAGGCATCAATATCAGGGAGTTCGTGGTTGAGCTTACCCTGAAAAAATACGGTAAGGCGAGTATAGAAAGAAAACTCGCAACTTTGAAAAGTTTCTTTTTTTATCTTAAAAAAGAGGCTGTTATTAAGATAGACCCGACAGGTAATGTCAGTTTTCCCAAAAAAGATAAAAAGCTTCCCCGCTTTCTTGAAGCTCTTGAAATGGGCAGATTCTTGGATTCTATTAGCGGAGATAAAGAGGAAGATTTCAGAGACAGGGCAATTCTGGAAATACTTTATTCCACCGGATTGCGTGTCAGCGAGCTTACCGGTCTGAATAAGCAGAGCATTGATTTGACGAATAATTTAATAAGGGTTTTCGGAAAAGGAAGTAAAGAACGTATTGTTCCCATCGGGGACAGGGCAAAAGAGACGCTTAGAAGCTATCTGAGTAAAAAGGCGGTAGATTCAGAAGCATTATTTCTTAACCATAAACAAAAAAGGTTGGACACTAGAACTGTCAGGCATATTCTTGATAAATGGTCAAGGTCTTCAAAACTCGGGAAGCATATTAGTCCTCATTCAATAAGGCACAGTTTTGCTACGCATCTTCTGGATGCCGGAGCAGATCTAAGAAGTGTTCAGGAGTTGCTTGGACATTCAAATTTATCAACAACGCAGATCTACACGCATGTGACACGGGAAAAGCTGAAGAGTGTGTATGATAAATCACACCCTCGCGCGTAG
- a CDS encoding acetylglutamate kinase, whose product MENLIKKADILVEALPYIRKFFGKTFVIKFGGKAMVEAAFKDSVVEDIALLKYIGVNTIVVHGGGPEISAAMEKLGKKPNFINGLRVTDKETMEIVEEVLFGKVNKEIVTLFNKHHGKAEGLSGKNGNLITAKQMSKELGFVGEVENIDLSILEKKKDYIHVIAPIGRGKDGHIYNINADDAASEIAITAKAEKLLLLTDVNGVLDSSKKLISSIHIGEVSKMVKDGTLTGGMIPKVTGAAEAVKKGVKKVHIINGNIRHSLLLEIFTDKGVGTEIV is encoded by the coding sequence ATGGAAAACCTGATTAAAAAGGCTGATATTTTAGTAGAAGCTTTACCCTATATCCGGAAGTTCTTTGGTAAGACTTTTGTTATTAAATTCGGGGGAAAAGCTATGGTGGAGGCGGCGTTTAAGGACTCTGTTGTTGAGGATATTGCTCTGCTTAAGTACATAGGGGTAAATACCATTGTGGTTCACGGCGGGGGACCGGAGATATCGGCGGCGATGGAAAAGCTCGGAAAGAAACCGAATTTTATAAACGGGCTTCGCGTGACTGATAAAGAAACAATGGAAATTGTCGAAGAAGTGCTTTTTGGAAAGGTAAATAAAGAGATAGTAACATTGTTCAATAAACATCACGGAAAAGCTGAAGGGCTCTCCGGTAAAAACGGTAACCTTATAACAGCAAAGCAGATGAGTAAAGAGTTGGGCTTTGTCGGCGAGGTTGAAAATATTGATCTGTCTATTTTAGAAAAAAAGAAGGATTATATTCATGTAATTGCCCCTATTGGAAGAGGAAAAGACGGACATATCTATAATATCAATGCTGATGATGCAGCTTCTGAGATTGCAATTACGGCAAAAGCCGAAAAACTCCTTTTATTGACTGATGTTAACGGGGTTTTAGACAGTTCAAAGAAACTCATTTCAAGCATACACATTGGAGAGGTTTCAAAAATGGTGAAAGACGGAACCCTGACCGGCGGAATGATCCCAAAAGTAACCGGTGCCGCCGAAGCCGTAAAAAAAGGCGTAAAAAAAGTGCATATCATAAACGGGAATATAAGACACTCTCTGTTGCTCGAAATATTCACCGATAAAGGTGTTGGAACGGAAATAGTGTGA
- a CDS encoding argininosuccinate lyase codes for MTRKDGENAKMKLWGGRFKIKADEMAAKFTASISFDNRLSKYDCIGSIAHVKMLGKQKIIPSKDAAKIIVALKKILTKIKAGKFKIDLTCEDIHTNIEKEVIKYAGEAGKKMHTARSRNDQIALDEKLYLKAEIIGVISQLQKVIISLDKWGALHKGVVIPGFTHMQHAQPVKFEEYIGAYTEMLGRDIWRLTDAYKRVNIMPLGACALAGSSFPIDRKFVAKQLGFTMPTKNTIDSVSDRDHVIEFISDCAIISMHLSRISEEMVLWSTKEFAYVEISDAFTTGSSIMPQKKNPDIFEMIRGRTGRTYGGLVGILTIMKGLPLAYNSDMQEDKLHLFSVVDSVKESLSILEVLFNNITLKTGNIKKALIKDYSDAVEVANYLVKKGMNFKDAHTTTGKLVLFCEKQDKDFSDLSLQDFKVFSKLFEKDIFKALKVK; via the coding sequence ATGACAAGAAAAGATGGAGAAAATGCAAAAATGAAACTTTGGGGCGGGCGGTTTAAAATAAAGGCTGATGAAATGGCGGCAAAATTTACCGCTTCTATTTCGTTTGATAATCGTCTTTCGAAGTATGATTGCATAGGCAGCATTGCTCATGTGAAAATGCTCGGTAAGCAGAAGATAATTCCTTCTAAGGATGCGGCAAAAATAATTGTTGCTCTTAAAAAAATTCTTACAAAAATAAAAGCCGGGAAATTTAAAATCGATCTTACCTGTGAAGATATTCATACAAATATAGAAAAAGAAGTTATTAAGTATGCGGGGGAAGCGGGAAAGAAGATGCATACGGCACGGAGTCGTAATGATCAGATAGCTCTAGACGAAAAGCTTTATCTGAAAGCTGAGATTATCGGGGTAATTTCCCAATTGCAGAAAGTAATAATTTCTCTGGATAAATGGGGAGCTCTCCATAAGGGAGTTGTAATTCCCGGTTTTACCCATATGCAGCATGCACAGCCGGTAAAATTTGAAGAGTATATTGGAGCTTATACGGAAATGCTCGGCCGTGACATTTGGCGTCTTACGGATGCTTATAAGCGTGTAAATATTATGCCTCTCGGGGCCTGCGCTTTGGCCGGAAGTTCATTTCCAATAGATCGCAAGTTTGTAGCCAAACAATTGGGCTTTACCATGCCGACGAAAAACACTATTGATTCTGTTTCAGACCGTGACCATGTTATTGAATTTATATCGGACTGTGCTATTATTTCAATGCACCTAAGCCGCATATCTGAAGAAATGGTACTCTGGTCTACAAAGGAATTTGCATATGTCGAGATTAGTGATGCTTTTACCACCGGCAGCAGTATTATGCCGCAGAAAAAAAATCCTGATATTTTTGAGATGATTCGCGGCCGTACCGGACGGACCTATGGAGGGTTAGTCGGTATCCTGACAATAATGAAAGGTTTACCTCTTGCTTATAATAGTGATATGCAGGAAGATAAGCTTCACTTGTTTAGTGTCGTCGATTCCGTCAAGGAATCTTTGAGTATACTTGAGGTGCTTTTCAATAATATAACGCTGAAAACCGGAAATATAAAAAAAGCGCTGATTAAAGATTACTCGGATGCTGTTGAAGTCGCAAATTACCTGGTAAAAAAAGGAATGAATTTTAAGGATGCTCATACTACGACGGGGAAGTTAGTGCTTTTTTGTGAAAAGCAGGATAAGGATTTTAGTGACTTGAGCCTGCAGGATTTTAAAGTTTTCTCTAAACTTTTCGAAAAAGATATTTTCAAAGCGTTAAAGGTAAAATAA
- a CDS encoding ornithine carbamoyltransferase, which produces MKLKIKDFLAITDLNKEELLFVLKTAKEFKSGKLKEKSLSGKSVAMIFEKPSTRTRLSFQTAIYELGGQPINLNSSEIQLSRGETVHDTAKVLSRYVHAITLRTFEHSRVVELAKYASVPVINALSDYEHPCQILADLQTMEERKGLKGIKAAFVGDGDNNVTNSYIFGCAILGIPLTVACPKKYAPKKEVLEAALTLAKKVDLIITNNPVEAVKDADVIYTDVWVSMGMEKEYEERKKAFKAFQLNEELLKNAKKKDYIVMHCLPAHRGDEITDGVIDGSHSVVFDEAENRKHAQKAVLHLLIKDKL; this is translated from the coding sequence ATGAAACTAAAAATAAAAGATTTTCTAGCTATTACTGATTTAAATAAAGAAGAACTGCTTTTTGTTCTAAAAACAGCAAAGGAGTTTAAGAGCGGGAAACTTAAAGAAAAGAGTTTAAGCGGTAAGTCGGTAGCTATGATATTTGAAAAGCCCTCGACGCGCACCCGTCTTTCTTTTCAGACCGCTATTTATGAGCTTGGCGGGCAGCCTATTAATTTGAACTCCAGTGAGATACAGCTTTCACGCGGTGAAACTGTGCATGATACAGCTAAAGTATTAAGCAGGTATGTCCATGCCATAACTCTCCGTACCTTTGAGCATAGCAGGGTTGTTGAGCTGGCAAAATACGCTTCCGTGCCTGTTATTAATGCGCTGTCTGACTATGAGCATCCGTGTCAGATCCTTGCGGATCTTCAGACTATGGAAGAAAGGAAGGGGCTAAAAGGGATAAAAGCGGCTTTTGTAGGCGACGGAGATAATAATGTAACGAATTCCTATATATTTGGCTGCGCAATCCTTGGTATTCCGCTTACGGTAGCCTGTCCAAAAAAATATGCGCCCAAGAAAGAAGTATTGGAAGCGGCATTAACTTTGGCAAAAAAAGTTGATTTAATCATTACTAATAATCCTGTTGAAGCCGTAAAAGATGCTGATGTAATTTATACTGATGTCTGGGTAAGCATGGGTATGGAAAAAGAGTATGAAGAAAGAAAGAAAGCTTTTAAAGCTTTCCAATTGAATGAAGAACTTTTAAAAAACGCAAAGAAAAAAGATTACATAGTAATGCATTGTCTCCCCGCGCACCGCGGAGATGAAATTACAGACGGTGTTATTGATGGCAGTCATTCTGTGGTTTTTGACGAAGCGGAAAATCGAAAGCATGCGCAAAAGGCCGTGCTTCATCTACTAATAAAAGATAAACTATAA